One window of the Halanaerobium saccharolyticum subsp. saccharolyticum DSM 6643 genome contains the following:
- a CDS encoding HAD-IIA family hydrolase: MSDLKEINFFILDMDGTIYLEDKILSKTLDFLAKLEKTNKDYILLTNNSSKNRNDYQQKLSKMNINLPPEKIINSGETTAAYLAAQGRKKGKRIYLLGTDSLKKEMERFGHQIINKEKKIREKPEKVDYVVLGFDKTLTYQKLWDAHQLILSGVKYIATHPDLVCPLRGGKTQPDTGSMIELLAASTGMRPLIVGKPSKLTVEFILKRFNLKKSELAMVGDRLYTDMKMAHEAGITGILVLSGETKREDLKDLNDNQKYFNYVFEDVGGIINRL, encoded by the coding sequence AGATAAAATACTTTCAAAAACACTTGATTTTTTAGCAAAACTTGAAAAAACAAATAAAGATTACATATTGTTGACTAATAATTCTTCTAAAAACAGAAATGATTATCAGCAAAAACTTTCAAAAATGAATATTAATCTTCCTCCAGAAAAAATAATTAATTCTGGAGAAACTACTGCTGCTTACCTGGCAGCTCAAGGTCGAAAAAAAGGAAAAAGAATTTATCTTTTGGGAACAGATTCTCTAAAAAAAGAAATGGAACGTTTTGGACATCAGATTATAAACAAGGAAAAAAAGATTAGAGAAAAGCCAGAGAAAGTTGATTATGTAGTTTTAGGATTTGATAAAACTTTAACCTATCAAAAACTGTGGGATGCACATCAATTAATATTATCAGGTGTAAAGTATATCGCAACTCATCCAGATTTAGTCTGCCCCTTACGAGGTGGAAAAACACAACCGGATACAGGTTCAATGATAGAATTACTAGCCGCCTCTACAGGCATGAGGCCTCTAATTGTTGGTAAACCTTCTAAACTTACTGTAGAATTTATTTTAAAAAGATTTAATTTAAAAAAATCCGAATTAGCTATGGTAGGAGATCGTTTATATACTGATATGAAAATGGCTCATGAGGCAGGCATCACCGGCATTTTAGTCTTAAGCGGCGAAACTAAGCGAGAAGATCTAAAAGATTTAAACGATAATCAAAAATACTTTAATTATGTTTTCGAAGATGTCGGAGGAATTATAAACCGTTTATAA
- a CDS encoding RidA family protein produces MREQISTKNAPAAIGAYSQAILSDDIIFTSGQLPMDPETGEMVENDIKKQTKQSLDNLKFILNEANSDCNNILKTTIFLSDLNNFSEVNKIYAEYFDGAPPARSCIEVSKLPKDSLIEIEAIAKKRK; encoded by the coding sequence TTGAGAGAACAAATTTCTACTAAGAATGCTCCAGCAGCAATTGGAGCATATTCGCAGGCAATTTTAAGTGATGATATTATTTTCACTTCAGGCCAATTACCAATGGATCCAGAAACTGGTGAAATGGTTGAAAATGATATTAAAAAACAAACAAAACAATCTTTAGATAATTTGAAATTCATTTTAAATGAGGCTAATTCTGACTGTAATAACATTTTAAAAACAACAATATTTTTGAGTGATTTAAATAATTTTAGTGAAGTTAATAAAATTTATGCAGAATATTTTGATGGCGCACCACCAGCAAGATCTTGTATTGAAGTATCTAAATTACCAAAAGATTCTTTAATAGAAATAGAAGCAATTGCTAAAAAAAGAAAGTAA
- a CDS encoding YitT family protein, whose product MNKKNIIEYLGITAGSFLIALALTVFLVPNRIAAGGVSGLATVIYYITSFPIGITMLIINIPLFLAGVKIMGKSFGVRTIYGIASLSIFTDLLQPHMTSLTDDLLLASIYGGVVGGIGLGLVFRFRGTTGGTDLIASLINYYTGISVGEGLLIADGIVVTLAGIFFNLEVALYAAVTIFITSQTIDVIQEGLNFKKGLLIISDKAEEINQMVVDDLNRSTTEFAAKGGYTGEKKRVLLCIISRSEVSEVKRAVADIDKDAFVIISNVHEVLGEGFTEIVR is encoded by the coding sequence TTGAACAAAAAAAATATAATTGAGTATCTAGGAATTACGGCGGGCTCTTTTTTAATTGCTCTAGCCTTAACTGTATTTTTGGTGCCAAATAGAATTGCAGCTGGGGGAGTAAGTGGTTTAGCAACTGTTATTTATTACATAACATCTTTTCCAATTGGAATAACTATGTTAATTATAAATATTCCTCTTTTCCTCGCAGGGGTAAAAATTATGGGAAAGAGTTTTGGAGTTAGAACCATTTATGGAATAGCTTCTCTTTCTATTTTCACTGATCTGCTGCAGCCACATATGACTTCTCTAACTGATGATCTGTTATTAGCTTCAATTTATGGAGGCGTGGTCGGAGGTATTGGTCTGGGTCTGGTTTTTAGATTCCGTGGAACTACAGGGGGTACGGACTTAATTGCATCATTGATAAATTATTATACAGGCATTTCTGTTGGGGAAGGGTTATTGATTGCAGATGGAATTGTTGTAACCCTGGCCGGAATCTTTTTCAATTTAGAAGTTGCTCTTTATGCAGCAGTTACAATTTTTATTACTTCTCAAACTATAGATGTTATACAAGAAGGTTTAAACTTTAAAAAAGGATTACTTATCATTTCTGATAAAGCCGAAGAAATTAATCAGATGGTAGTTGATGATTTAAATAGAAGTACAACTGAGTTTGCAGCTAAGGGTGGTTATACTGGAGAAAAAAAGAGAGTGCTGCTCTGTATTATTTCCCGCTCTGAAGTTTCAGAAGTAAAAAGAGCAGTAGCTGATATTGATAAAGATGCATTTGTAATTATTAGTAATGTTCACGAAGTGCTTGGCGAAGGTTTTACAGAAATAGTACGTTAA
- a CDS encoding methyl-accepting chemotaxis protein gives MKKNKKDSSNQEKISFMNRLSVKAILTVVVILILAFSVLTYFISNKVEEETTKLALDRNLKTVEYIDSEVENQLRGTRKVIETLATNKNIVEGDYEEKKIIFSRVAEYNDQFNYLYFSTPQGDHYPFPEVSLPSDYDPRDRSWYQDAKSNSEVIWTDIYVDAATEELVITIATPVFINGQFEGVLGGDVNLNFLSNLVNDVQVGQQGQSYIVDQNGQYIAHPEIEKVLEKENIDQNFSLSSLTNNNEQYFTYQLEAEKRLVSYRQLDEIPGYIMAEVPESEIKEASNTIISRIIFASIIILVLLSIIIFIAFRKYIVSPIKSILDFANDIANGNLKSELEVSKNKDEFNLLMKALNKMRESLIEIISDISKQADQVAASSQELSAAGEQVGDSAENVGRSIQDVASGAEEQSAQIDETEKVFENLEEYLIEISKRASVMREDTEKVMNNIESGTKQVDMSVDGINEVKKDTEEASATINKLGELSQEIGEIVELIRGIADQTNLLALNAAIEAARAGESGRGFSVVADEIRQLAEESQSATDNISNLIAKVQDNVENAVNKMNQNRNKVDKSVNNIENTGKVFEDIKNDSEAVVEGINEINGKTNKVEENSSTVKNYLKEVNSVSEEAASNAEEVAASSEEQVAATEEIISSAKNMAQIAESLAKSINKFEF, from the coding sequence TTGAAAAAAAATAAAAAAGATTCTTCAAATCAAGAAAAAATTTCATTTATGAACCGTTTGTCGGTGAAGGCAATTTTAACTGTAGTGGTAATTTTAATTTTAGCCTTTTCAGTCTTAACTTATTTTATTAGTAATAAAGTTGAGGAAGAAACAACTAAGCTGGCTTTAGACAGGAATTTAAAAACAGTTGAGTATATTGATAGTGAGGTAGAAAATCAACTAAGAGGGACCAGAAAGGTTATTGAAACTCTGGCAACAAATAAGAACATAGTTGAGGGTGACTATGAGGAAAAGAAAATAATTTTCAGCAGAGTAGCTGAATATAATGATCAGTTCAACTATTTGTATTTTAGTACACCACAGGGAGATCATTATCCTTTTCCTGAAGTTTCTTTACCTTCCGATTATGATCCGAGAGACCGCAGCTGGTACCAAGATGCAAAGTCGAATTCTGAGGTTATCTGGACAGATATCTACGTAGATGCTGCAACTGAAGAACTTGTAATTACTATTGCAACACCTGTTTTTATCAATGGTCAGTTTGAGGGTGTTTTAGGTGGAGATGTTAATTTAAACTTTTTAAGTAACCTGGTTAATGACGTTCAGGTTGGGCAGCAGGGCCAATCTTATATAGTTGATCAAAATGGGCAGTATATAGCTCATCCAGAAATTGAAAAAGTTTTAGAAAAAGAAAATATTGATCAAAACTTCAGCTTAAGTTCATTGACAAATAATAATGAACAATATTTTACTTATCAGTTAGAAGCTGAAAAAAGACTGGTATCCTATAGACAATTGGATGAAATCCCAGGTTATATCATGGCTGAGGTTCCTGAAAGTGAGATTAAAGAAGCTTCTAATACAATAATCAGTCGTATTATATTTGCTTCTATCATTATATTAGTTTTATTAAGTATTATTATTTTTATTGCTTTCCGTAAATATATTGTTAGTCCAATTAAATCTATCTTAGATTTTGCAAATGATATAGCAAATGGAAATCTTAAATCTGAATTGGAAGTTTCTAAAAATAAAGATGAGTTTAATCTATTAATGAAAGCCTTAAATAAAATGAGAGAAAGTCTAATTGAAATAATTTCAGATATTTCAAAACAGGCTGATCAGGTAGCGGCTTCCAGTCAGGAGCTATCAGCAGCTGGAGAACAGGTTGGTGACAGTGCTGAAAATGTTGGCCGCTCTATACAGGATGTAGCTTCTGGGGCGGAAGAACAGTCTGCTCAAATTGATGAAACTGAAAAAGTTTTTGAGAATTTAGAAGAATATTTGATTGAGATTTCTAAGCGAGCAAGTGTTATGAGAGAAGATACTGAAAAAGTTATGAATAACATAGAATCTGGAACTAAACAAGTTGATATGTCAGTTGATGGAATTAATGAAGTTAAAAAAGATACTGAAGAAGCATCAGCTACTATTAATAAATTAGGTGAGCTTTCTCAGGAAATTGGCGAAATTGTTGAATTAATTAGAGGAATAGCTGATCAAACTAACTTATTAGCTTTAAATGCAGCAATTGAAGCAGCTCGTGCAGGTGAGTCAGGACGTGGATTTTCAGTAGTTGCTGATGAAATCAGACAGTTAGCTGAAGAGTCACAAAGTGCTACAGATAATATTTCTAATTTAATTGCTAAGGTTCAGGATAATGTAGAAAATGCAGTTAATAAGATGAATCAAAATAGAAATAAGGTAGATAAGAGTGTAAATAATATTGAAAATACAGGTAAAGTATTTGAAGATATTAAAAATGATTCTGAAGCTGTAGTTGAAGGCATCAACGAAATAAATGGCAAGACTAATAAAGTAGAGGAAAACAGCAGCACAGTTAAAAATTATCTAAAAGAGGTTAATAGTGTAAGTGAGGAAGCTGCTAGTAATGCCGAAGAAGTTGCAGCATCTTCTGAAGAACAGGTTGCTGCTACTGAAGAAATTATTTCTTCTGCTAAAAATATGGCTCAAATTGCAGAAAGCCTGGCTAAATCAATTAATAAATTTGAATTTTAG
- a CDS encoding tyrosine phenol-lyase, with the protein MKYPAEPFKIKTVETIEMTDREERKEILKDAGYNTFLLPSKNVYIDLLTDSGTTAMSDKQWASLMIGDEAYGGSENWFRLEETVKEIYGFDHVVPTHQGRGAENILSQIMIEEGDYIPGNMYFTTTKAHQELNGGEFVDVIVDEAHQPDVKGDFKGNVDIEKYKNLIEEVGAENIPYINVALTVNMAGGQPVSMENIKKVKEISEKNDIMVMSDATRCVENAYYIKEREDGYQDKSVKEILKEMMNHFDGATMSGKKDCMVNIGGFLAMNDADMYQEATSLVVVYEGMPTYGGMAGRDMEAMATGIRESVNPHYIEHRIKQVRYLGDKLEEAGIPIIKPVGGHAVFIDAREFLPHLSQDQLPAQALAAAIYLESGVRSMERGVVSAGRDADGTHHYPKLETVRLTIPRRVYTYAHMDVVANAVIDLYEKRDKISGLEFVYEPPTLRFFTSEFEPLNDQLIAE; encoded by the coding sequence ATGAAATATCCAGCAGAACCGTTTAAAATTAAAACAGTTGAGACTATTGAAATGACAGACAGAGAAGAAAGAAAAGAAATTCTGAAAGATGCAGGTTATAATACATTTCTACTTCCTTCAAAGAATGTATATATTGATTTGCTAACTGATAGTGGAACTACTGCAATGAGTGATAAGCAGTGGGCATCATTAATGATCGGTGATGAAGCTTATGGTGGTAGTGAAAACTGGTTTAGATTAGAAGAAACTGTTAAAGAAATTTATGGTTTTGATCATGTAGTTCCAACTCACCAGGGTAGAGGTGCTGAAAATATCTTATCTCAGATTATGATTGAAGAAGGAGATTACATACCTGGTAATATGTACTTTACAACTACAAAAGCTCACCAGGAATTAAATGGCGGTGAATTTGTTGATGTAATTGTAGATGAAGCACACCAACCTGATGTGAAAGGTGATTTTAAAGGTAATGTTGATATAGAGAAATATAAAAATTTAATTGAAGAAGTCGGTGCAGAAAACATTCCATATATTAATGTTGCTCTAACAGTAAATATGGCTGGTGGACAACCTGTAAGTATGGAAAATATTAAAAAAGTTAAAGAAATTTCAGAGAAAAATGATATTATGGTAATGTCAGATGCTACTAGATGTGTTGAAAATGCTTATTATATTAAAGAACGAGAAGATGGATATCAAGATAAAAGTGTTAAAGAAATCTTGAAAGAAATGATGAATCACTTTGATGGTGCTACTATGAGTGGTAAAAAAGACTGCATGGTTAACATTGGTGGTTTTTTAGCCATGAATGATGCAGATATGTATCAAGAAGCTACATCATTAGTAGTTGTATACGAAGGTATGCCCACATATGGTGGTATGGCTGGTAGAGATATGGAAGCTATGGCTACTGGTATCCGTGAGTCAGTTAATCCACATTATATTGAGCATAGAATTAAGCAGGTTCGTTATTTAGGAGATAAGCTTGAAGAAGCTGGAATTCCTATTATAAAACCTGTGGGTGGACATGCAGTTTTCATTGATGCAAGAGAATTCTTACCACACTTAAGCCAGGATCAATTACCAGCTCAGGCTTTAGCTGCAGCAATTTATCTTGAATCTGGTGTTAGATCTATGGAGAGAGGTGTTGTATCTGCAGGAAGAGATGCAGATGGTACTCATCACTATCCAAAATTAGAAACTGTAAGATTAACTATTCCAAGAAGAGTATATACTTATGCTCACATGGATGTAGTTGCTAATGCAGTTATTGATCTTTATGAAAAGAGAGACAAGATCAGTGGTCTGGAATTTGTATATGAACCACCAACACTAAGATTCTTCACTTCTGAATTTGAACCACTAAATGATCAATTAATAGCTGAATAG
- a CDS encoding S41 family peptidase: protein MKKIRKAFNNKIIFFSLILLIFFSFSFVVSAQDGTVDDQITEEQQANDYTKADAFQDVMFLLQNYYVEDVDFETLIEGAIDGMLNKVDRYSYFMSASEYEEMQQEYEGHYGGIGIVITMRDNKLTIVSPIKNTPGEKAGLRAGDVISAIDGKKTAEMSQMKAVDMMRGEEDTDVILTIKRGDEDPFDVEITRKDIEVPYVETEMKTEDIGYISLAQFIEDVGTDVEKAVANLKEQGARGIILDLRNNPGGLLNEAVNVASVFLDEGVVVSVRQKDETERVLEVNEKISSDTQIPLIVLINQGSASASEIVAGAVQDYDRGKLIGTTTFGKGVVQSVVPLKDGSAVSITTARYYTPDGNYIHEKGIEPGTNVELDLEAAQEDGSDKQLDKALEEMENMIFVRDFQDKKAAGE, encoded by the coding sequence ATGAAAAAAATTAGAAAAGCTTTTAACAATAAAATAATATTTTTTAGTTTAATATTATTAATCTTTTTTTCCTTTTCTTTTGTAGTTTCTGCGCAGGATGGAACAGTTGATGATCAAATTACAGAAGAACAGCAGGCAAATGATTACACAAAAGCAGATGCTTTTCAAGATGTAATGTTTTTGCTGCAGAATTATTATGTTGAGGATGTTGATTTTGAAACTTTAATTGAAGGTGCCATAGACGGAATGTTAAATAAAGTTGATCGTTATTCATATTTTATGTCTGCTTCAGAATATGAGGAAATGCAGCAGGAATATGAAGGTCATTATGGTGGTATCGGAATTGTAATTACAATGAGGGACAATAAATTGACTATAGTTTCTCCAATAAAAAATACTCCCGGAGAAAAAGCTGGCTTAAGGGCTGGGGATGTGATTTCTGCCATTGATGGCAAGAAAACAGCAGAAATGTCACAAATGAAAGCTGTAGATATGATGAGGGGAGAAGAAGATACAGATGTTATTTTGACCATTAAGCGTGGAGATGAAGACCCTTTTGATGTGGAAATAACTCGTAAAGATATTGAAGTTCCTTATGTGGAGACTGAAATGAAAACTGAAGACATTGGTTATATATCTTTAGCTCAGTTTATTGAAGATGTAGGAACAGATGTTGAAAAAGCCGTTGCCAACTTAAAAGAACAGGGAGCCCGTGGAATTATTCTTGATTTAAGAAATAACCCAGGTGGTTTATTGAATGAAGCTGTAAATGTAGCTTCAGTATTTTTAGATGAGGGAGTGGTAGTTTCTGTTAGACAAAAAGATGAGACTGAAAGAGTTTTAGAAGTTAATGAAAAGATCTCATCTGATACTCAAATTCCATTAATTGTGTTAATTAATCAAGGATCTGCCAGTGCCTCAGAAATTGTTGCAGGTGCTGTTCAGGATTATGATAGGGGTAAGTTAATTGGAACAACAACCTTTGGTAAGGGTGTTGTACAGTCAGTTGTACCACTTAAAGATGGTTCTGCTGTCAGCATAACTACTGCGCGTTATTATACTCCTGATGGAAATTATATTCACGAAAAAGGAATTGAACCGGGCACAAATGTTGAGTTAGATCTAGAAGCTGCTCAGGAAGACGGTAGTGATAAGCAGTTAGATAAGGCTCTTGAAGAAATGGAAAATATGATTTTTGTCCGAGATTTCCAGGATAAAAAAGCTGCCGGAGAATAG
- a CDS encoding helix-turn-helix transcriptional regulator, which produces MEDKILTKYKILTEFLAEVMGEHCEVVLHDVEDFENSIVAIENNHISGRKIGDSLTDLALNVLKDEENLECDYLSNYNGKTHDGKELRSSTYFIRDEKEKVIAMLCINIDLSRYIEARDLLNTMIGKRNDIEENNTDKNFAENFTSSIEELIDSMIENSIGSKSIPPSRMTAEEKKEITKKLDKRGVFLLKNSVSKVAKKLQTSEATVYRYLNH; this is translated from the coding sequence GTGGAGGATAAAATTTTAACTAAATACAAAATATTAACAGAGTTTTTAGCTGAAGTTATGGGTGAACATTGTGAGGTTGTGCTTCATGATGTTGAAGATTTTGAGAATTCAATTGTTGCTATTGAAAATAATCATATTAGCGGTAGAAAAATTGGAGATTCTTTAACTGATTTAGCTTTAAATGTGTTAAAAGATGAAGAAAATCTTGAATGTGATTATTTATCTAATTATAATGGCAAAACACATGATGGTAAGGAACTTAGATCATCAACTTATTTTATTAGAGATGAGAAGGAAAAGGTTATTGCCATGTTATGTATAAATATTGATTTGAGCAGATATATTGAAGCTAGAGATCTTTTAAATACTATGATCGGGAAAAGAAATGATATTGAAGAAAATAATACTGACAAAAATTTTGCTGAGAATTTCACTTCTTCTATTGAAGAATTAATTGATTCAATGATTGAAAATTCGATTGGTAGCAAATCAATTCCACCAAGCAGAATGACTGCTGAAGAAAAAAAAGAAATTACTAAAAAGCTAGATAAAAGAGGAGTCTTTTTGTTAAAGAATTCAGTTTCTAAAGTTGCAAAAAAACTCCAGACTTCAGAAGCAACAGTTTATAGATATTTAAATCATTAA
- the nhaC gene encoding Na+/H+ antiporter NhaC: MVKNREKREPTFKESIFALSLVIFVILISINTALVLETAMVLGAITAAIFATYLGYKWEDIQEGMISGINNSLGVLMILIMIGMVVGSWILGGTIQTMVYYGLKLLSPGIFLPSAFLLCTITSLLIGSSFGTIATMGIVMMGVAEGLGVPAVVTAGAVVSGSIFGDKLSPMSDSTNFAAAMSDTGLFDHIGSMMYVSIPTALTSLALYTFIGRSFLAGQSNLEQVNTLLNTLQNNFNISLLTLIPPLVVIILSLNKTPAVKTLTASFMTASVFAVFTQGAALKDLINVAANGYVSNTGVELIDGLLTQGGVNSMMSTVAIIMAATAMGGILEKTGVLKVILNSLMKYIKTPRNLILATLGSAYIMLLATGEMMVSMLLPGRTLSPAYKEMNIKTNVLSRTLESAATLGCAVLPWGVVSVYIQNVLDISLGYIPYTFTPFISPLISIIYAFLGVAVFKLDEDKEIGLENQELKKTQSM; this comes from the coding sequence ATGGTAAAGAATAGAGAAAAGCGAGAACCAACTTTTAAGGAATCTATTTTTGCATTATCTCTAGTTATTTTTGTTATTTTAATTAGTATTAATACCGCATTAGTATTAGAAACAGCTATGGTTTTAGGTGCAATTACTGCTGCTATATTTGCAACTTATCTCGGTTATAAATGGGAAGATATTCAAGAAGGCATGATTAGTGGTATAAATAATAGTCTTGGAGTATTAATGATTCTTATAATGATTGGAATGGTTGTAGGAAGTTGGATACTAGGAGGAACCATACAGACTATGGTCTATTATGGTTTGAAATTGTTATCACCTGGTATTTTCTTACCTAGTGCATTTTTACTCTGTACAATAACCTCACTTTTGATTGGAAGTTCATTTGGAACTATTGCAACAATGGGAATTGTAATGATGGGAGTAGCTGAAGGACTTGGAGTACCAGCAGTTGTAACAGCTGGAGCCGTTGTTTCGGGATCCATTTTTGGTGACAAATTATCTCCTATGTCAGATTCGACTAACTTTGCTGCTGCAATGAGTGATACCGGTTTATTTGATCATATTGGTTCTATGATGTATGTTTCAATCCCAACTGCTTTAACAAGTTTAGCGCTCTATACTTTTATCGGCCGTAGTTTTTTGGCTGGACAATCAAATTTAGAACAAGTAAATACCCTTTTAAATACTTTACAAAACAATTTTAATATTTCTTTACTTACCTTAATACCTCCATTAGTTGTAATTATATTATCTTTAAATAAAACACCAGCGGTTAAAACTTTAACTGCAAGCTTTATGACAGCAAGTGTTTTTGCAGTCTTTACTCAAGGAGCTGCTCTTAAAGATTTAATCAATGTGGCTGCCAATGGTTATGTTTCAAATACAGGTGTTGAACTAATCGATGGCCTTTTAACTCAAGGTGGAGTAAATAGTATGATGAGTACAGTAGCAATTATAATGGCGGCTACTGCAATGGGTGGTATATTAGAAAAAACTGGAGTTTTAAAAGTGATACTAAATTCTTTAATGAAATATATCAAGACTCCAAGAAACTTAATTTTAGCAACTTTAGGATCAGCTTATATAATGCTTTTAGCTACTGGTGAAATGATGGTTTCCATGCTTCTGCCAGGAAGAACTTTATCACCAGCGTATAAGGAAATGAATATCAAAACTAATGTTTTATCTAGAACTTTAGAATCTGCTGCTACTTTAGGCTGTGCAGTATTACCATGGGGAGTAGTTTCAGTTTACATACAAAATGTTTTAGATATTAGTTTAGGATATATTCCATATACCTTTACTCCTTTCATTTCTCCACTAATATCTATTATATATGCATTTTTAGGTGTAGCAGTATTTAAATTAGATGAAGATAAGGAAATAGGACTTGAAAATCAAGAATTGAAAAAAACACAATCAATGTAA